From a single Lactococcus carnosus genomic region:
- a CDS encoding SepM family pheromone-processing serine protease gives MKKNKQSFIKKRWLVILFLTILLIIGILFPLPYYIEMPGTTENVGSMVKVDQASVVGKGSLNLTTVSMMQATGAGLIYAAATDFTDVYSKKDMMGNQSDSDYNRMNAFYMESAQNAAIYEAFKLANKPFELTYKGVYVLDVMRASSFKNVLQVADTVSGVDGKKFTSSQELMSYIKSLKVGAPISVQYTSGQGKNKSADGKTIKLADGKAGIGITLVDHTVVSSTPAVTINAGGIGGPSAGMMFTLEIYSQLTGKDLTHGKDIAGTGTIEVNGIVGRIGGIDKKVATANQNGAKVFLAPDDQITPEMKKYDKHIKTNYQEALDAAKKLKTKMKIVPIKTVQDAINYLENN, from the coding sequence TTGAAAAAAAATAAACAGTCTTTTATCAAAAAAAGATGGTTAGTTATCCTTTTTTTAACGATTTTGCTAATCATCGGTATCTTATTTCCATTACCTTATTACATTGAAATGCCAGGAACTACTGAAAATGTTGGCTCCATGGTCAAGGTTGATCAGGCTTCTGTCGTCGGTAAAGGGTCGTTAAATTTGACAACGGTATCTATGATGCAGGCAACCGGAGCAGGTTTGATCTATGCTGCAGCAACTGATTTCACAGATGTTTACAGTAAGAAGGACATGATGGGCAATCAATCTGATAGTGATTATAATCGGATGAATGCTTTTTATATGGAAAGTGCACAAAATGCGGCTATTTATGAAGCATTTAAACTGGCTAATAAACCTTTTGAATTAACCTATAAAGGGGTTTATGTTTTAGACGTGATGCGGGCATCGTCTTTTAAAAATGTGTTACAAGTAGCTGATACCGTTAGTGGTGTTGATGGAAAAAAATTTACATCATCTCAAGAGTTAATGTCATATATCAAGTCTTTAAAAGTTGGTGCACCTATCTCTGTTCAATATACCAGTGGTCAGGGGAAAAATAAATCTGCGGATGGCAAAACAATTAAATTAGCTGATGGTAAAGCTGGCATTGGGATTACATTAGTAGATCATACCGTTGTTTCTAGCACGCCTGCGGTCACGATAAATGCTGGGGGAATAGGCGGACCGTCTGCTGGGATGATGTTTACACTTGAAATCTATTCTCAGTTAACTGGTAAGGATTTGACTCATGGTAAGGATATAGCTGGTACAGGGACTATCGAGGTAAATGGGATCGTAGGTCGAATTGGTGGTATCGATAAAAAAGTGGCGACTGCCAATCAAAATGGCGCGAAGGTATTTTTAGCACCAGATGATCAGATTACGCCGGAAATGAAAAAATACGATAAGCATATCAAAACAAATTATCAAGAGGCACTGGATGCTGCAAAAAAATTGAAAACTAAAATGAAGATTGTGCCAATAAAGACAGTACAAGACGCAATTAATTACTTGGAAAATAATTAA
- the adhE gene encoding bifunctional acetaldehyde-CoA/alcohol dehydrogenase, with amino-acid sequence MATKTVDKTETFDVAGMIDELAAKGAQALKGLEKLNQEQIDHIVHEMSMAALDQHMPLAKLAVEETGRGIYEDKAIKNMYASEYIWNAIKDNKTVGVINEDKEAGIIEIAEPVGVICGVTPTTNPTSTTIFKAMIAIKTRNPIIFAFHPSAQKSSSAAAQIVLDAAVAAGAPENCVQWVTKPSIEATGLLMNHPTIATVLATGGSAMVKSAYSTGKPALGVGPGNTPAYITREAKIKRAVNDLFLSKTFDNGMICASEQAIIVDNEVFNEVKDEFLAHNAYIVSSKAELAKLEATVMLPDGHAVNPKIVGFSAKHIAELAGIKVPAETKLLIAEIAGVGPDYPLSREKLSPVLAMIKANSTEEGLDLCEAMLDLGGLGHTAVIHTEDEALQIEFGIRMKACRILVNTPAAEGGIGNIYNEMLPSLTLGCGSYGHNSVSHNVSAVDLINVKTLAKRRNNMQWFRLPPKVFFEKNSITYLQQIKAERVMLVCDPGMVQFGYADLIRKQLEKNPNDPSIEVFSDVEPNPSTNTVYKGLEMFNNFQPDVVIALGGGSAMDAAKGMWMFFEHPDTSFFGAKQKFLDIRKRAYKIEYAEKAKFICIPTTSGTGSEVTPFAVITDSDDHTKYPLADYALTPDVAIIDPQLVMSVPASVTADTGMDVLTHAIESYVSVMASDYTRGLSLQAIKIVFEYLEKSVKTGDAESREKMHNASTMAGMAFANAFLGISHSIAHKVGGAWGVPHGRTNAILLPHVIRYNAKDPQKHAMFPKYDFFRADTDYADIARFLGLKGNTTAELVEALASAVYKLGIATGIEMNWQSQGLTKKQMVAEIDHLAEKAYEDQCTTANPKQPLISELKAIIEIAYDYKG; translated from the coding sequence ATGGCTACTAAAACTGTAGATAAAACTGAAACATTTGACGTTGCTGGCATGATTGATGAACTGGCTGCCAAAGGTGCCCAAGCACTTAAAGGACTTGAAAAATTAAATCAAGAACAGATTGACCATATTGTCCATGAAATGAGTATGGCAGCCCTTGATCAACATATGCCACTTGCAAAATTAGCAGTCGAAGAAACTGGTCGCGGTATCTATGAAGATAAAGCAATCAAAAATATGTATGCATCAGAGTATATCTGGAATGCTATTAAAGATAATAAAACTGTTGGAGTTATCAACGAAGATAAAGAAGCTGGTATCATTGAGATTGCTGAACCAGTCGGTGTTATCTGTGGTGTGACGCCAACAACGAACCCAACGTCTACAACAATTTTTAAAGCAATGATTGCCATTAAAACACGTAACCCAATCATCTTTGCTTTTCACCCTTCTGCTCAAAAGTCTTCTTCAGCAGCAGCGCAAATCGTGCTTGATGCGGCAGTAGCGGCTGGTGCACCTGAAAACTGTGTACAGTGGGTTACAAAACCTTCTATTGAAGCAACTGGTCTCTTGATGAACCACCCAACGATTGCAACAGTACTTGCGACTGGTGGATCAGCGATGGTTAAATCTGCTTACTCTACTGGTAAACCAGCACTTGGTGTAGGTCCAGGTAACACACCTGCTTACATTACTAGGGAAGCCAAAATCAAACGTGCGGTAAATGACTTGTTCCTTTCAAAAACATTTGATAACGGGATGATTTGTGCATCTGAGCAAGCAATTATTGTTGACAATGAAGTCTTTAATGAAGTTAAAGATGAGTTCTTAGCTCATAATGCCTATATCGTTTCTTCAAAAGCAGAATTAGCTAAACTTGAAGCAACTGTTATGTTACCTGATGGTCATGCGGTTAATCCGAAAATTGTTGGTTTCTCTGCCAAACATATTGCCGAATTAGCAGGGATTAAAGTACCAGCTGAAACGAAGCTCTTGATTGCAGAAATTGCTGGTGTTGGACCTGATTATCCTTTATCACGAGAAAAATTGTCACCAGTATTAGCAATGATTAAAGCTAACTCGACTGAGGAAGGTCTTGATTTATGTGAAGCCATGCTTGATCTTGGTGGCCTAGGTCATACAGCAGTTATCCATACTGAGGATGAAGCGCTCCAAATTGAATTTGGTATCCGCATGAAAGCATGTCGTATTCTTGTCAATACACCTGCTGCTGAGGGTGGTATCGGTAATATCTACAATGAAATGTTACCATCGTTGACACTAGGCTGTGGCTCATACGGACATAACTCAGTATCACACAATGTATCAGCAGTTGATTTGATTAATGTTAAGACACTTGCTAAACGGAGAAATAATATGCAATGGTTCAGATTACCACCAAAAGTTTTCTTTGAAAAGAATTCGATTACTTACTTGCAACAGATTAAAGCGGAACGTGTCATGCTTGTTTGTGACCCAGGTATGGTCCAATTTGGTTATGCTGATCTTATCCGTAAACAACTTGAGAAAAATCCAAATGATCCAAGCATTGAAGTATTTTCAGATGTGGAACCTAACCCATCTACAAATACAGTCTATAAAGGATTAGAAATGTTCAATAACTTCCAACCAGATGTTGTCATTGCATTGGGTGGTGGTTCAGCAATGGATGCTGCTAAAGGGATGTGGATGTTCTTTGAACACCCAGATACAAGTTTCTTTGGTGCTAAACAAAAATTCCTTGATATCCGTAAACGTGCTTATAAGATTGAATATGCTGAGAAAGCAAAATTCATCTGTATTCCAACAACATCAGGAACAGGTTCAGAAGTGACACCTTTTGCGGTAATCACTGACTCAGATGATCATACTAAATATCCTTTAGCTGATTATGCGTTGACACCAGATGTGGCAATTATTGACCCACAACTTGTTATGTCAGTTCCTGCAAGCGTAACAGCTGATACAGGGATGGATGTGTTAACACATGCGATCGAGTCATACGTGTCAGTTATGGCATCAGATTATACACGTGGTTTGTCATTACAAGCTATCAAGATTGTCTTTGAATATCTTGAAAAATCAGTCAAAACTGGTGACGCTGAGTCTCGTGAGAAGATGCATAATGCCTCTACGATGGCTGGTATGGCCTTTGCAAATGCTTTCCTCGGTATTTCTCACTCAATCGCCCATAAAGTGGGTGGTGCTTGGGGTGTACCTCACGGACGTACGAATGCGATTTTATTACCGCACGTTATCCGTTACAATGCCAAAGATCCTCAAAAACATGCCATGTTCCCTAAATATGACTTCTTCCGTGCAGATACAGACTATGCTGATATCGCACGATTCTTAGGACTCAAAGGTAATACGACTGCCGAACTTGTTGAAGCACTTGCAAGTGCAGTTTATAAACTTGGTATTGCGACTGGCATCGAAATGAACTGGCAATCACAAGGCTTGACTAAGAAACAAATGGTAGCAGAAATTGATCATCTTGCTGAAAAAGCATATGAAGACCAATGTACAACTGCAAATCCAAAACAACCTTTGATTTCTGAACTGAAAGCAATTATCGAAATTGCTTACGACTACAAAGGTTAA
- a CDS encoding NUDIX hydrolase: MELFDIYDQERRLTGRTAERGTKLSVGDFRLVVNLSILNSDNQLLIQQRQPFKEGWPNMWDISAGGSAVSGETSQEAIARETQEEIGLHYDFSEMRPFFTLNFDEGFDDYYMLYQDIALSELRLQTSEVHAVKWATREVVQALILSGEFIPYHKSVIDLLFDLNGVYGGHDL, from the coding sequence ATGGAATTATTTGATATTTATGATCAAGAGCGTCGACTCACGGGTAGAACAGCTGAACGGGGGACAAAACTGAGTGTTGGTGATTTCCGATTGGTCGTTAATTTGAGTATTTTAAATTCGGACAATCAGTTATTGATTCAGCAACGTCAGCCTTTTAAAGAGGGGTGGCCTAATATGTGGGATATCTCAGCCGGCGGGAGTGCTGTTTCTGGAGAAACAAGTCAAGAAGCGATTGCACGTGAGACACAAGAAGAAATTGGGTTGCATTATGATTTTTCTGAGATGAGACCCTTTTTTACCCTGAACTTTGATGAAGGATTTGATGATTACTATATGCTCTATCAAGACATAGCACTATCAGAGTTAAGGCTGCAAACATCTGAAGTCCATGCGGTAAAATGGGCAACACGTGAAGTGGTTCAAGCCTTAATTTTAAGTGGCGAATTTATTCCTTATCACAAAAGCGTCATTGATTTATTGTTTGACTTGAATGGTGTTTACGGTGGGCATGATCTATAA
- a CDS encoding Lrp/AsnC family transcriptional regulator — MDNIDHQILAYLKSNAKLTNKDIGQLIHMTGQAVGIRINKLIDAGHIQNYTISIQYDHKQFIRVFMDNNQYDTFEAAVNSYLEVDDFYKVSGQACYMIVGHFSHERLAQFITTISKWGRYSIETVLDNRKKDRQ; from the coding sequence TTGGACAACATCGATCACCAAATCTTAGCCTATTTGAAATCAAATGCTAAACTGACAAACAAGGACATTGGCCAACTGATTCATATGACAGGACAGGCCGTAGGTATCAGAATCAATAAATTGATTGATGCTGGACACATTCAAAACTACACCATCTCTATTCAGTATGATCACAAACAATTTATCCGCGTTTTCATGGATAATAACCAATATGACACTTTTGAAGCCGCAGTAAATAGCTATCTTGAAGTAGACGACTTTTATAAAGTGTCAGGACAGGCCTGTTATATGATTGTTGGCCATTTTTCTCATGAAAGACTAGCCCAATTCATTACGACAATCTCAAAATGGGGACGTTACAGCATCGAAACTGTCCTTGACAACAGAAAAAAAGATAGGCAATAG
- a CDS encoding cysteine hydrolase family protein: MKQGLLVIDVQNDYFAGGKMALAGADEVLLKINALEERFLAEKLPIIYIQHIKYASGADFFEVGTVGADLHPQLKHDASSITVEKQFPNSFQGTDLQHQLEQNGVEQLVICGMMTHMCIRATTPVAESLGYTPFVISDATATRDLTVNGELMPAKQVQETMLAELSAVASLMTTNEFLA; encoded by the coding sequence ATGAAACAAGGACTTTTAGTGATTGATGTGCAAAATGATTATTTTGCAGGCGGGAAAATGGCATTAGCTGGTGCTGATGAGGTTTTACTGAAAATTAATGCGTTGGAAGAAAGATTTCTTGCAGAAAAACTCCCAATCATTTATATCCAGCATATCAAGTATGCATCAGGTGCAGATTTTTTTGAAGTAGGAACAGTAGGTGCTGACTTACATCCGCAATTAAAACATGATGCTAGCTCAATAACTGTAGAGAAACAATTCCCAAACAGTTTCCAAGGTACAGACTTGCAGCATCAATTAGAACAAAATGGTGTTGAACAGCTTGTCATTTGTGGCATGATGACGCATATGTGTATCCGTGCAACAACACCAGTTGCGGAAAGCTTAGGCTATACACCATTCGTAATATCTGATGCGACGGCTACAAGAGATTTGACAGTAAATGGCGAGCTAATGCCTGCCAAACAAGTTCAAGAAACAATGCTTGCTGAACTTTCGGCAGTAGCAAGTTTGATGACGACGAACGAATTTTTGGCATAA
- the rpsB gene encoding 30S ribosomal protein S2 has translation MAVISMKQLLEAGVHFGHQTRRWNPKMKPFIFTERNGIHVIDLQKTVKLADDAYNYVRDAAANGAIVLFVGTKKQAAEAVKEEALRAGQYYINHRWLGGTLTNWGTIQKRIARLKEINKMEEDGTFDVLPKKEVVLLNKQRDRLEKFLGGIADMPRIPDVIYIVDPHKEQIAVQEATKLNIPIVAMVDTNADPDPIDVIIPANDDAIRAVKLITGKMADAIIEGHQGEDAVEAEDANVSEPASAESIEELVEVVEGSKEA, from the coding sequence ATGGCAGTCATTTCAATGAAACAACTACTCGAAGCGGGTGTTCACTTCGGTCACCAAACACGCCGTTGGAACCCAAAAATGAAACCGTTCATCTTTACAGAACGTAACGGTATTCACGTTATCGATTTACAAAAAACAGTAAAACTTGCTGATGACGCATACAACTATGTACGCGATGCAGCTGCAAACGGCGCTATTGTTCTTTTTGTAGGTACAAAAAAACAAGCTGCTGAAGCTGTTAAAGAAGAAGCACTTCGTGCTGGTCAATACTACATCAACCACCGTTGGTTGGGTGGTACTTTGACTAACTGGGGTACGATTCAAAAACGTATCGCACGTTTGAAAGAAATCAACAAAATGGAAGAAGACGGTACTTTTGACGTGCTTCCTAAAAAAGAAGTTGTACTCTTGAACAAACAACGCGATCGTCTTGAAAAATTCTTGGGCGGTATTGCTGATATGCCTCGTATCCCAGATGTTATCTACATCGTGGATCCACATAAAGAGCAAATTGCAGTTCAAGAAGCAACTAAATTAAACATTCCAATCGTTGCAATGGTTGATACAAATGCGGATCCTGATCCAATTGATGTTATCATCCCTGCAAATGACGATGCAATTCGTGCGGTTAAATTGATCACTGGTAAAATGGCTGACGCTATTATCGAAGGTCATCAAGGTGAAGATGCTGTTGAAGCTGAAGATGCAAACGTATCTGAACCAGCATCAGCTGAATCAATCGAAGAATTGGTAGAAGTTGTGGAAGGTTCAAAAGAAGCTTAA
- the tsf gene encoding translation elongation factor Ts, with protein MAITAAQVKELREKTGAGVMDAKKALVETDGNIEKATELLREKGMAKAAKKVDRIAAEGLTGVYVDGNFAALVEVNSETDFVAKNEQFVALVNESAELIAKNKPADNDAALAIQMASGKTLSEAYVEATSTIGEKISFRRFALIEKTDAQHFGAYQHNGGRIGVITVVDGADDALAKQVSMHIAAMKPVVLSYTELEEQFVKDELAQLNHVIELDNESRAMVDKPALPFLTYGSKAQLTDEIVAAAEVAIKAELAAEGKPEKIWDKIIPGKMERFMLDNTKVDQAYTLLAQLYVMDDSKTVEQYLASVNATVVAFARFEVGEGIEKAANNFEAEVQATMAAALEK; from the coding sequence ATGGCAATTACTGCAGCTCAAGTAAAAGAATTACGTGAAAAAACTGGTGCTGGCGTTATGGACGCTAAAAAAGCATTGGTAGAAACTGATGGTAACATCGAAAAAGCAACTGAGTTACTCCGTGAAAAAGGGATGGCTAAAGCAGCTAAAAAAGTTGACCGTATTGCAGCAGAAGGCTTAACTGGTGTTTACGTTGACGGTAACTTTGCAGCACTTGTTGAAGTTAACTCAGAAACAGACTTCGTTGCTAAAAATGAACAGTTTGTTGCTTTAGTTAATGAATCAGCAGAATTGATTGCTAAAAACAAACCAGCTGATAATGATGCAGCGCTTGCGATTCAAATGGCATCTGGTAAAACTTTATCAGAAGCTTACGTTGAAGCAACTTCAACTATCGGAGAAAAAATTTCTTTCCGCCGTTTTGCTTTGATTGAAAAAACAGATGCCCAACATTTTGGTGCTTACCAACATAATGGTGGACGTATTGGTGTTATTACAGTTGTTGATGGTGCTGATGATGCACTTGCTAAACAAGTGTCAATGCATATTGCAGCAATGAAACCAGTTGTGCTTTCATACACTGAATTAGAAGAACAATTCGTTAAAGATGAGTTGGCGCAACTTAACCACGTGATTGAATTGGACAACGAAAGCCGCGCAATGGTTGACAAACCAGCTTTGCCTTTCTTAACTTACGGCTCTAAAGCCCAACTTACAGATGAAATCGTTGCTGCAGCAGAAGTGGCTATTAAAGCTGAATTAGCTGCTGAAGGTAAACCTGAAAAAATCTGGGACAAAATTATTCCAGGCAAAATGGAACGTTTCATGCTCGATAACACAAAAGTTGACCAAGCTTACACACTTTTAGCACAACTTTATGTGATGGATGATAGCAAAACTGTTGAGCAATACTTAGCTTCTGTTAACGCAACTGTTGTTGCATTTGCACGTTTTGAAGTTGGCGAAGGTATTGAAAAAGCAGCAAATAACTTTGAAGCTGAAGTTCAAGCGACAATGGCTGCTGCCTTAGAAAAATAA
- a CDS encoding septation ring formation regulator EzrA: MPKSIIIAIIILLAVVVIFYAIAMVLRKQTENRILALEKRKEDLFDLPVQEEVDAVKKLHLVGQSQTIFREWNQKWIDLSANSFADLENHIFEAEQLNDSFRFIRARASVDASEGQIKLMEEDVLSIRDGISELTKQETINSSKIQDSLDLYDTLRSEIADNAGKYGVAITELQVQLKNIETEFTQFVDLNSTGDPIEASEVLETAEEHTIALGAIADRIPALVEELTQTYPAQLQELTEGYDAFKAQDLKLPDSAKVDDRLQEISDDLAQAMIFLENFELDRADAQLEKMKLNLDGLYEIFSDEYKARRDVANNAAIIKDYLTHTRTNNKNLLLEIDHVSQNYILTGNEMGLVRGFQEELETLDSGVSEILDVIKENAQPYSLLGKEVDIIISTLDDIEKNQVKISSDLQNLRKQEKAAQDVADTFDREIRILKRYVEKRNLPGLPQAYLDKFFATSERVQTLFKELNKVKVNIDGVNHLVDVATEDVANLKDATDEMVDKARLAEDLMQYGNRYKTTNERVAKSIARAYQLFERDRNYAASFEEISVTLDEVEPGASERISNVYYNTKPTPDYR, translated from the coding sequence ATGCCTAAAAGTATTATAATTGCAATAATCATATTGCTAGCAGTAGTTGTTATATTCTATGCTATAGCGATGGTACTGCGTAAGCAAACAGAAAATCGCATTCTTGCTCTTGAAAAACGCAAGGAAGATTTATTTGATTTGCCAGTTCAAGAAGAAGTTGATGCTGTTAAAAAATTGCATCTGGTGGGACAAAGCCAGACAATTTTTAGAGAGTGGAATCAAAAATGGATTGATTTATCAGCAAATTCATTTGCTGATTTAGAAAATCATATTTTTGAAGCTGAACAGTTAAATGATTCTTTTAGGTTTATCAGAGCGCGTGCATCAGTTGATGCCTCAGAAGGGCAAATCAAACTGATGGAAGAAGATGTACTGTCTATTCGAGATGGCATATCTGAGTTAACCAAGCAAGAAACGATTAATTCCTCTAAAATTCAAGATTCTCTAGACTTATATGATACCTTACGTTCAGAAATTGCTGATAATGCTGGGAAATACGGTGTTGCAATCACTGAACTTCAAGTGCAGCTAAAAAATATAGAAACAGAGTTTACACAGTTTGTTGACTTGAACTCTACAGGGGATCCGATAGAGGCATCCGAAGTTTTAGAAACAGCTGAAGAGCATACAATCGCTCTAGGGGCAATTGCGGATCGTATTCCAGCTCTTGTTGAAGAGTTAACACAAACATATCCTGCACAACTTCAAGAGCTAACTGAAGGTTATGACGCATTCAAAGCGCAAGATTTGAAATTGCCGGATTCAGCTAAAGTTGATGATAGATTGCAAGAAATTAGTGATGATTTAGCACAAGCTATGATTTTTCTGGAAAATTTCGAACTAGATCGTGCAGACGCTCAGTTGGAAAAAATGAAGCTTAATTTGGATGGTCTTTATGAAATTTTCTCAGACGAGTATAAAGCACGACGAGATGTTGCTAATAATGCAGCGATTATAAAAGATTATCTTACACATACGCGCACGAATAATAAGAATCTATTGCTTGAGATTGACCATGTCTCACAGAATTATATTTTAACTGGTAATGAGATGGGGTTAGTCAGAGGGTTCCAAGAAGAACTTGAGACGCTTGATTCGGGTGTAAGTGAGATTCTTGATGTGATAAAAGAGAACGCCCAGCCTTATAGTTTACTTGGTAAAGAAGTAGATATTATTATTTCTACGCTTGATGATATTGAAAAAAATCAAGTTAAGATCAGTAGCGATCTTCAAAATTTACGAAAACAAGAAAAGGCTGCACAAGATGTGGCTGATACCTTTGATAGAGAAATACGCATTTTAAAACGGTATGTTGAGAAACGTAACTTACCTGGGTTACCTCAAGCCTATCTAGATAAGTTTTTTGCCACATCTGAACGGGTACAAACCTTATTTAAAGAGTTGAATAAGGTTAAGGTCAATATTGATGGTGTCAATCATCTAGTTGATGTTGCAACAGAGGATGTTGCAAACCTTAAAGATGCGACAGATGAGATGGTTGATAAAGCACGCTTAGCTGAAGATTTGATGCAATATGGTAATCGTTACAAGACAACAAATGAACGAGTTGCTAAGAGTATTGCGCGAGCTTATCAATTATTTGAGAGAGATCGCAATTATGCAGCGTCATTTGAAGAAATATCAGTAACTTTAGATGAAGTAGAGCCTGGAGCATCAGAACGAATTTCAAATGTTTACTACAATACAAAGCCAACACCAGATTATCGCTAA
- the rfbA gene encoding glucose-1-phosphate thymidylyltransferase RfbA: MTKGIILAGGSGTRLYPLTRAASKQLMPIYDKPMIYYPLSTLMLAGIKEILIISTPQDVPRFEELLGDGSEFGISLSYAVQPSPDGLAQAFIIGADFIGDDNVALILGDNIYYGPGMSSMLARAAAKDTGATVFGYQVKDPERFGVVEFDKDMRAVSVEEKPEHPKSNYAITGLYFYDNDVVEIAKSIQPSSRGELEITDVNDAYLKRGDLDVEVMGRGFAWLDTGTHESLLEAAQYIETVQRMQNVQVANLEEIAYRMGYITREQVIELAQPLKKNEYGQYLLRLVEADV; the protein is encoded by the coding sequence ATGACAAAAGGTATTATATTAGCAGGCGGTTCAGGAACACGTTTATATCCACTAACGCGTGCAGCAAGCAAACAATTGATGCCAATCTATGATAAACCAATGATTTATTATCCGCTTTCAACTTTAATGTTAGCAGGTATTAAAGAAATTTTGATTATTTCGACCCCACAAGATGTGCCGCGTTTTGAAGAACTACTGGGAGATGGTAGCGAATTTGGTATCTCGCTAAGTTATGCAGTTCAGCCTAGTCCGGATGGTTTGGCACAAGCCTTTATTATCGGTGCGGACTTTATCGGTGATGATAATGTTGCCTTGATACTTGGGGACAATATTTACTATGGTCCTGGTATGTCTAGTATGTTAGCTCGTGCTGCAGCTAAAGATACAGGTGCCACAGTTTTTGGCTACCAAGTGAAGGATCCAGAACGTTTTGGAGTTGTCGAATTTGACAAAGATATGCGTGCGGTATCAGTAGAAGAAAAACCTGAGCATCCAAAATCAAACTATGCAATTACAGGATTGTACTTCTATGATAATGATGTGGTTGAAATTGCTAAGTCTATCCAACCATCGTCTCGTGGTGAACTGGAGATAACAGATGTAAATGACGCCTATCTTAAACGTGGGGATTTAGATGTTGAAGTAATGGGTCGCGGTTTTGCGTGGCTAGATACTGGCACGCACGAGTCCTTACTAGAAGCGGCACAATATATAGAAACTGTGCAACGCATGCAAAATGTACAAGTGGCTAATTTAGAAGAAATTGCCTACCGTATGGGTTATATAACGCGTGAGCAAGTGATTGAACTTGCGCAACCCCTTAAGAAAAATGAATATGGTCAATATTTACTAAGACTTGTGGAGGCTGATGTTTAA
- a CDS encoding dTDP-4-dehydrorhamnose 3,5-epimerase family protein — protein MSEDFFGKTLAVREISEIPGMLEFDIPVHGDNRGWFKENFQKEKMMPLGFPTSFFAEGKLQNNVSFSRKDVLRGLHAEPWDKYISVADNGRVLGAWVDLREGASFGQVYQTEINASKGIFVPRGVANGFQVLSEFVSYSYLVNDYWALELKPKYAFVNYADPALGIKWEDVANAEVSEADINHPLLSDVKPLSADSL, from the coding sequence ATGAGTGAAGATTTTTTTGGTAAAACATTAGCAGTGCGAGAAATTTCTGAAATCCCAGGTATGTTAGAGTTTGATATTCCTGTTCATGGAGACAATCGTGGCTGGTTTAAAGAAAACTTTCAAAAAGAAAAAATGATGCCCCTAGGATTTCCGACCTCTTTTTTTGCAGAAGGTAAATTGCAGAATAATGTCTCGTTTTCGAGAAAAGACGTTTTACGTGGCTTACACGCGGAACCTTGGGATAAATATATTTCTGTAGCAGATAATGGTCGTGTACTTGGTGCATGGGTTGATTTGCGAGAAGGTGCTAGTTTTGGTCAGGTCTATCAAACTGAAATTAACGCTAGTAAAGGTATATTTGTCCCACGTGGTGTGGCAAATGGCTTCCAAGTTTTGAGTGAGTTTGTGTCTTATAGCTACCTTGTCAATGATTACTGGGCACTTGAGTTAAAACCAAAATACGCCTTTGTCAATTATGCTGACCCTGCCTTAGGGATCAAATGGGAAGATGTTGCTAATGCAGAAGTGAGTGAAGCAGATATCAATCACCCCTTGCTTAGTGATGTGAAGCCATTAAGTGCAGATTCACTGTAA